Proteins from one Malaya genurostris strain Urasoe2022 chromosome 2, Malgen_1.1, whole genome shotgun sequence genomic window:
- the LOC131429479 gene encoding tubulin alpha-8 chain-like, with protein sequence MSFSNRETISIHLGQAGIQLGNSTWELYLMEHKIGKDGLLQEAVEPNNDDENSFCGTFFQKTSKEQYVPRAVLVDTEPTVVDEVRNGPYQKLFHPDNMISGKEDAANNYARGHYHIGKEVIDSTMNVIRRMAEESNSLQGFFTFHSFGGGTGSGFSSLLAEKLADSFSKKCKLEIAIYPSPHICTSVVEPYNSVLTTHESMEYTDCTFLVDNQAIYDICQTKLNVERPMYTNLNRLISQVVSSITASLRFGGALNVDMNEFQTNLVPYPRIHFPLAAFSPLVPVEKAKHTSITVSDITSQLFEQESLMVKCNISTGKYMACCLLYRGDVVPKDINSAIATIKSRRTICFVDWCPTGFKIGINQKCPVTIPDGDLAPMHRGVSMLASNTAITEAWQKLNHKFDMMYSKKAFVHWYVNEGMEEQVFREARENLAALEMDYYEVSKDSEDLSTAPEESMEEF encoded by the exons atg agctTCAGCAATCGCGAAACCATATCGATTCACCTTGGTCAAGCCGGAATCCAGCTCGGGAATTCCACTTGGGAGCTTTACCTGATGGAACACAAGATCGGAAAAGACGGATTATTGCAGGAAGCGGTCGAACCGAACAACGATGACGAGAACAGTTTCTGTGGcacgttttttcaaaaaacttccAAAGAACAGTACGTGCCACGAGCAGTTTTAGTCGACACGGAACCGACTGTGGTTGATGAAGTTAGGAACGGCCCGTATCAAAAGTTGTTTCATCCCGATAACATGATCAGTGGAAAGGAGGATGCGGCAAACAATTATGCTCGGGGCCATTATCACATCGGGAAGGAAGTAATCGATAGTACCATGAATGTCATTCGACGAATGGCTGAGGAATCGAACAGTTTGCAAGGGTTCTTCACATTTCATTCGTTTGGTGGTGGTACGGGTTCAGGTTTTTCATCTCTGTTGGCGGAAAAATTGGCCGATTCATTTTCGAAAAAGTGCAAGCTCGAAATCGCCATTTATCCTTCGCCGCACATATGCACGAGCGTTGTGGAACCTTACAATTCGGTACTGACGACCCACGAATCGATGGAATACACTGATTGCACCTTCTTGGTCGATAACCAGGCGATATACGACATTTGTCAAACCAA ATTAAATGTCGAACGACCGATGTACACCAACCTGAACCGACTAATCAGTCAAGTCGTGTCCAGTATAACGGCATCCTTACGATTTGGTGGCGCCTTGAATGTCGATATGAACGAGTTTCAAACCAATCTTGTACCTTACCCCCGTATTCATTTTCCCTTGGCTGCTTTTTCACCTTTGGTCCCAGTGGAAAAAGCGAAACACACTT CCATAACCGTTTCGGACATAACTTCCCAGCTTTTTGAGCAAGAATCTCTGATGGTTAAATGTAACATAAGTACCGGCAAATATATGGCATGTTGCTTGCTATACCGTGGCGATGTAGTACCAAAGGATATCAATAGTGCAATAGCTACCATTAAGTCTCGACGTACTATCTGTTTCGTCGATTGGTGTCCCACTGGATTCAAG ATCGGTATTAATCAGAAATGCCCGGTCACGATACCGGATGGTGATTTGGCGCCTATGCACCGGGGGGTGTCGATGCTTGCCTCCAATACGGCCATTACCGAAGCGTGGCAAAAGTTGAATCACAAATTCGACATGATGTACTCCAAAAAAGCATTCGTGCACTGGTACGTTAATGAAGGCATGGAGGAGCAGGTGTTTCGGGAAGCACGGGAAAATTTGGCCGCCCTGGAGATGGACTATTATGAAGTGTCGAAGGATTCCGAAG